A segment of the Entomomonas moraniae genome:
CGCCTAGCCAACCTAAGAAGGGGGAGAAAAAGGGGAAGGCTATACCCGTACCAGCTAGTACCAATGCCATGGTTACAGACATTCCTGAGTTATTGGTAACAAACGCGAAAGCCAATACCATGCCAATAGAAAAAATTGACCATTTTAATTCTTTTAATGTATCCCATAATGTACATAAAGCCAATTTAGGTTTAACTTTAAGAATAAAAACAGAAATAATCGCGGCGATGAAAATAGCTGTACCTGTTGCAGCAACGATATCAAGTATAAAGATATTTTTAATAAAATCATCTTTTGCCCCTGTCGCAACAGGGGCTGCTTTCATAATTTGAATGCCATCAAAGATAAATTGTAAGCTAAAAACACTGAGTGCATCTTTAATCGTTTTTAGCGTCCAAACACTCACCATAATGGTTAAGATAATAAAAGGTGACCACGCCAATAAAATTTGCTGAAAAGAGTAGTTTAATGGCTTCTTTTCATCAGTACTATGGGAGATACTTGCGGTACCACCACCATTTATTTGTAAACTTTGGTTTGTTTTAGGTTGCCATACTTTTAAAAGCATGGTTAAGCAAAGCATGCTGATTAAGGCGGAGGTAATCCCTGCTAATTGGTAGCTGATGTAATGTGCTGTAATATATTGTACGACAGCAAAACTAATACCTGTTACTAGGGTAGCAGGTAAGGTTTCTTTAACGCCTTTAATACCATCCATAATAAAAACGATCCATAAAGGTACAAATGCGGCGAGAAGGCAAAGTTGGCGGCTAGTCATTGCCCCAATGCTATTTGCTTCTATGCCACTGACAGAACCTGCAACCGTAATGGGAATCCCTAATGCACCGAAAGCAACAGGGGCTGTATTGGCAATCAAACAAAGCCCAGCTGCATAAACAGGATTAAAGCCTAAACCAGCTAGTAGCGCCGCTGTAATAGCAACGGGTGCACCAAATCCAGCAGCCCCTTCAAGGAATCCTCCAAAGCAAAAACCAATTAATAATACTTGTAGGCGTTTATCATCCGTAATGTAAACAATAGAGTCACGAATAATATCAAATTGACCACTTTTTACAGTTAGTTTATATAAAAATACGGCGCCAATAATAATCCACGCAATCGGCCATAATCCATAAATAAAGCCGTGCACAGCAGATAACAATGCCATTTTGACGGGCATGGCAAACGCGAAAATAGCGATAGCAATCGAGAGGAGAAGGGTAATAGCACCTGCGATATGCCCTTTTAATCGCAAAACGGTTAAGGCTAAAAAGAAGAATATGACAGGTATAGTTGCTACAAGAGCTGATAAATAAATATTGTTAAATGGATCATAAAGATGTTGCCAGGCTTGCATAGGTTTGTTGCCTCTTTATTTATGTTTATTATAAAAGATAAAGCTAGTGTTTATTATTTTGGTTAATTGGTAATACCAATTTTATTTTGGTATGATTAGGTTAAATGTTTATAAATAAATTATCAACAATTCTTTTGAATTTTTTATTCAATAACTTATTATTTAAGCTACAGTCCTTTAGCATAGAGTAGAACACTAATGGTGCAGCAGTTAATCAGAAGTAAAAAGGTCTCAGATGATATCGTAGAGCAATTAGAGCACCTGATTTTGGAAGGGATATTTAAGCCAGGTAGTCGTTTGCCGGCAGAGCGTAAGTTGGCTGAAGAGTTTGGGGTCTCCCGCCCCTCAGTTCGGGAAGCTTTAAAAAAAATGGTGGCGAAAGGCTTGGTGATAAGTAGACAAGGTGGCGGAAACTTTGTTGTTGAGAGTGTAGGTCAGTTGTTTCGTGACCCTATTTTGAGTTTGTATGGAGATTATCCTGAAGCTCAGCGAGATTTACTTGAGTTTAGACATACGTTAGAAGCATCCTGTGCTTATTATGCGGCATTACGTTCCAATAAGCTGGATCTGGAAAATTTAGTGCAGCACTTTAATGTGATGAAAGCTTGTTATTTAAATAAACAATCAACAAAAAATCAAGAGGCGGAGGCCGATGCAGGTTTTCATCTGGCAATCGCTGAAGCAAGTCATAACATGGTGTTGTTACAGATTATGAGGATGCTGTTTGACTTAGTAAAGCAGAACATTACTTCTAGTATTTTTTGTCTTTATACGGGTTGTAAGCAAACCCGTGATCAGTTAATGGAACAACATACGGCACTATATGAAGCTATTCTTTCAAGAGATGCAGAGTTGGCTAAGACTGTCGCGGGAGATCACATTAATTATGTTCGTCAAGTATTAGATGAGTTAGAGCGAGATCAAAAGCGGATTGTTCAGTCTGAAAGACGTCATAAAGGTGAAACGAAAAAATAGAGTGCTAGTGATTAGCGCTCTATTTAGTTAATTAGGCATGCGTAGTAACTTTCATTAAGACCATGCCTGTGATTATGAAACATGCGGCGAGAATACGGAGCCAGCTCATAGGTTCATGTAAAAAAATAAAGCCCACAAGAAATGCTCCAACCGCTCCAATGCCTGTCCATATAATATAAGCTGTACCTAAGGGTAAACTACGCATCGCGTAAGCCAGTAGGCTAAAACTTACTATCATTGCAATAACTGTGATTATTGTTGGAGTAGGCGCTCTAAAACCGTTTGATAATTTCATTGAATAAGACCAAACAACTTCTAGAAGACCTGCCATTAATAAAGCAAACCAAGCCATAACTTATCTCAATATTAATTCAGGTCGTCCTGAGTGATTGGGAAACATGAGGTCGTCCTCTGTTTTTATGATAACACAGATAAATTGAAGGATAGAAAAAATGTTGGAACCATTAACATGATACATGTTAATAAATAGCGGTGAATGGTTAAAATTATTAATCAATTGATTTTAATTCTGTGGTTTTAAAAGTATCATAGTAACCTATGATAAGTTTAGGTAGAGGAAGAGTGATGCAAGCAGATATCGTCATTGTGGGTGCAGGGATGGTAGGAAGTACACTGGCTTTAGCATTAAAAGATTCTGGATTAAGTATTGTTGTATTAGATCATCATGAAAAATCATATAAAACATTTGAACCAGAAACGCCTTTTGAACCTAGAGTGAGTGCCATTTCTCTAGCCAGTCAGCGAGTATTACAGCATGTTAATGCTTGGCGTGGTGTTTTAGCAAGAAGAGTATCTCCTTATACTGATATGCATGTATGGGATGGTTCAGGTACAGGTAGTATTGATTTTTCTGCAGCAAGTGTTCATCAATCCATTCTAGGGTATATTGTTGAGAATAGAGCCATTCAAGATGCTTTGTTAGAACAATTGGAGCAAGCGAGTGAATCGATTCAATTGCTACCCAATACATCGTTAGAACGGTTAGAGCGCTTAGCGGATGGTTGGTGTATTGGTTTAACAGACAACACGGAAATTAAAGCTCAGTTAGTTGTCGGTGCCGATGGTGCGTGTTCACAAGTGAGGGCTCTCTCTGGTATAGAAACACGTGAGTGGGATTATTTTCATCATGCTATCGTCACCAGTGTTCAGTGTGAGTTACCTCATAAAAAAACAGCATGGCAACGTTTTACTGATGAGGGGCCATTAGCCTTTTTACCTTTATCTTTAAATGGTGATGAACATTGGTGCTCTATTGTTTGGTCTTTACCTCCAGCAAAAGCTGAGCAGGTCATGGCATTGGATGATGTTGCATTTTGTAAAAAACTGTCAGAAAGCTTTGAGTACAAACTGGGTAAAGTAGTGCATACTGATGCTCGTATTTGTATTCCTTTACGTCAGCGACATGTAAAACGCTATGTTCAGCAGGGCTTGGCGGTTGTTGGTGATGCCGCCCATGTTATACATCCCCTTGCCGGACAGGGAGTAAACCTTGGATTTATGGATGCAGCCATGTTAGCAGAAACAATCCTCAATGCATTGTTAACGAGTGATAATTTTAGCAGTGCAAAAACGCTAACTCGTTTTGAACGCAATAGAATGCCTCATAATTTAGGTATGATGGCTGCAATGGAAACTTTTGAGCGTTTATTTCAAGCTGACCTATTACCTGTACGTTGGTTGCGTAATACTGGGCTTAAGGTGGTTGATCAATTGCCAGAGGTCAAAGCAATTTTTATTCGCAGAGCATTAGGTATTGAGGGATCATTGCCAAAAATGGCTATGGTATAAATTTTATTATTATAAACCCCTCATGACAGGGGTTTTATTGTTATAAAAGAGAATTCCAAGTTGTCAGTGAAAAAGTATTTGTCCATATTACCTCTACCCGTAGTTATTCTGCTTGTAGTTATTTGGCAGTTTTATTTTGAATCCTCGATCTCCTCATTTCAACCTAGCACAGCAAAGCAGGTAACGCTAAGTAACTCGGTAAGTAATCCTGAGTTGTTGAGGGCTTATAATAGTCGGGTAGCTAAAGCACAGATCAAAGGAAAAGGGACCATTATTAAATTATTAAAAGATGATTTAGATGGTAGTCATCATCAGAGAATATTACTCAAGGTCAACCCAAATCAGACATTATTAATTGCTCATAATATTGATTTAGCCCCTCGTATCGATAATTTGAGAGTGGGGGATGTCCTTGAATTTTATGGTGAATATGTCTGGAATAATAAAGGTGGCGTATTGCACTGGACTCATCGTGATCCTCGAGGCAGACATCAGGGCGGATGGTTAAAGTAT
Coding sequences within it:
- a CDS encoding DMT family transporter — translated: MAWFALLMAGLLEVVWSYSMKLSNGFRAPTPTIITVIAMIVSFSLLAYAMRSLPLGTAYIIWTGIGAVGAFLVGFIFLHEPMSWLRILAACFIITGMVLMKVTTHA
- a CDS encoding 2-octaprenyl-3-methyl-6-methoxy-1,4-benzoquinol hydroxylase, coding for MQADIVIVGAGMVGSTLALALKDSGLSIVVLDHHEKSYKTFEPETPFEPRVSAISLASQRVLQHVNAWRGVLARRVSPYTDMHVWDGSGTGSIDFSAASVHQSILGYIVENRAIQDALLEQLEQASESIQLLPNTSLERLERLADGWCIGLTDNTEIKAQLVVGADGACSQVRALSGIETREWDYFHHAIVTSVQCELPHKKTAWQRFTDEGPLAFLPLSLNGDEHWCSIVWSLPPAKAEQVMALDDVAFCKKLSESFEYKLGKVVHTDARICIPLRQRHVKRYVQQGLAVVGDAAHVIHPLAGQGVNLGFMDAAMLAETILNALLTSDNFSSAKTLTRFERNRMPHNLGMMAAMETFERLFQADLLPVRWLRNTGLKVVDQLPEVKAIFIRRALGIEGSLPKMAMV
- a CDS encoding GntR family transcriptional regulator, with product MVQQLIRSKKVSDDIVEQLEHLILEGIFKPGSRLPAERKLAEEFGVSRPSVREALKKMVAKGLVISRQGGGNFVVESVGQLFRDPILSLYGDYPEAQRDLLEFRHTLEASCAYYAALRSNKLDLENLVQHFNVMKACYLNKQSTKNQEAEADAGFHLAIAEASHNMVLLQIMRMLFDLVKQNITSSIFCLYTGCKQTRDQLMEQHTALYEAILSRDAELAKTVAGDHINYVRQVLDELERDQKRIVQSERRHKGETKK
- a CDS encoding DUF3465 domain-containing protein: MKKYLSILPLPVVILLVVIWQFYFESSISSFQPSTAKQVTLSNSVSNPELLRAYNSRVAKAQIKGKGTIIKLLKDDLDGSHHQRILLKVNPNQTLLIAHNIDLAPRIDNLRVGDVLEFYGEYVWNNKGGVLHWTHRDPRGRHQGGWLKYQGKIYQ
- a CDS encoding lactate permease LctP family transporter, whose translation is MQAWQHLYDPFNNIYLSALVATIPVIFFFLALTVLRLKGHIAGAITLLLSIAIAIFAFAMPVKMALLSAVHGFIYGLWPIAWIIIGAVFLYKLTVKSGQFDIIRDSIVYITDDKRLQVLLIGFCFGGFLEGAAGFGAPVAITAALLAGLGFNPVYAAGLCLIANTAPVAFGALGIPITVAGSVSGIEANSIGAMTSRQLCLLAAFVPLWIVFIMDGIKGVKETLPATLVTGISFAVVQYITAHYISYQLAGITSALISMLCLTMLLKVWQPKTNQSLQINGGGTASISHSTDEKKPLNYSFQQILLAWSPFIILTIMVSVWTLKTIKDALSVFSLQFIFDGIQIMKAAPVATGAKDDFIKNIFILDIVAATGTAIFIAAIISVFILKVKPKLALCTLWDTLKELKWSIFSIGMVLAFAFVTNNSGMSVTMALVLAGTGIAFPFFSPFLGWLGVFLTGSDTSANALFSSLQANTANQLDLSSTLMVAANSSGGVTGKMISPQSIAVACAATNQVGKESDLFRFTVKHSLFFAVIVGVINLVICYVTPWMIYS